The following proteins are co-located in the Marinomonas profundi genome:
- a CDS encoding MaoC family dehydratase — translation MELIEVNFKIPFEDIKEGMFVTYSQTITDADVKTFAGLSGDHNPVHVDDVYAENSRFKKRIAHGLISGSFFSALFGTKLPGPGCVYVAQSYNFKRPVYLDDTVTAIATVTSVDSKKRRVFFDTVCKVKNKTVIDGTAELYVP, via the coding sequence ATGGAGCTTATCGAGGTCAATTTCAAGATACCTTTTGAAGACATAAAAGAAGGGATGTTTGTTACCTATTCGCAGACTATTACCGATGCGGATGTGAAAACATTTGCAGGGTTATCTGGTGATCATAATCCTGTACATGTTGATGACGTATATGCTGAAAACTCAAGGTTTAAGAAACGCATAGCACATGGATTGATTTCTGGAAGTTTTTTCTCAGCTTTATTTGGTACCAAGTTACCTGGTCCTGGGTGCGTTTATGTTGCTCAGTCGTATAACTTTAAGCGACCAGTATATTTGGATGATACAGTTACTGCGATAGCAACGGTTACATCGGTTGACTCTAAAAAGCGTAGAGTTTTTTTTGATACTGTTTGTAAAGTTAAAAATAAAACCGTTATTGATGGTACAGCTGAGTTGTATGTTCCTTAA
- a CDS encoding acetyltransferase, producing MKGNVYGIFGASGFGREVMPLVKKKSKDADYLVFIDDAPKASILNGYDVLTFDQFLSLHSMNKFVTIAIADAAIREKIANRLKEKQIEVFQVEASNVEIMDEVKVGEGAILSPFVTLTSNIHIGKYFQANIYSYVAHDCIIGDFVTFAPSVKCNGNVHVEDFAYIGTGAIIKQGTPDKPIVIGKGAVVGMGAIVTKSVKAGDVVFGNPAKSIKRGT from the coding sequence GTGAAAGGTAACGTTTACGGTATTTTTGGTGCTAGTGGTTTTGGGCGTGAAGTAATGCCTTTAGTTAAAAAAAAATCTAAGGACGCAGACTATTTAGTTTTCATAGATGATGCGCCAAAAGCTTCTATTCTAAATGGATATGATGTTTTGACCTTTGATCAATTCTTGTCACTTCACTCCATGAATAAGTTTGTCACCATTGCTATCGCTGATGCGGCCATAAGAGAAAAAATAGCTAATCGTTTAAAGGAAAAGCAGATTGAGGTTTTTCAGGTTGAAGCCTCAAATGTTGAAATTATGGATGAAGTAAAGGTTGGAGAAGGTGCCATATTGTCACCGTTTGTTACTTTAACCTCCAATATCCATATTGGAAAATACTTTCAAGCTAATATTTATAGCTACGTAGCTCATGATTGTATTATCGGAGATTTTGTTACGTTCGCGCCATCTGTAAAGTGCAATGGTAATGTGCATGTAGAAGACTTTGCTTACATAGGAACAGGCGCAATTATCAAACAAGGTACGCCAGATAAACCTATTGTTATTGGTAAAGGTGCTGTAGTCGGAATGGGAGCTATTGTTACAAAAAGTGTTAAAGCTGGTGATGTTGTTTTTGGAAATCCAGCTAAATCTATTAAAAGAGGTACCTAG
- a CDS encoding sugar transferase, which yields MKKTFDFTVALLALIALSPLIFIVALLIRFKLGSPILFTQDRPGLNGRVFKMMKFRSMLDAKDKQGNLLPDEQRMTKFGAFLRSTSLDELPGLFNVLKGDMSLVGPRPLLVQYLPLYSAEQARRHNVRPGITGWAQVNGRNAISWEDKFKLDVWYVDNQSFWLDIKILLLTVKKVFVREGISADGHVTMTRFEGSDKGER from the coding sequence ATGAAAAAAACATTTGATTTCACTGTCGCATTACTTGCGCTAATAGCGTTATCGCCACTCATATTTATTGTGGCACTCTTGATTCGTTTTAAACTCGGTTCTCCTATCTTATTCACTCAAGATCGTCCCGGTTTAAATGGTCGTGTCTTTAAAATGATGAAATTCCGTTCTATGTTGGATGCGAAAGACAAACAAGGTAACTTGCTTCCTGATGAACAACGGATGACCAAGTTCGGCGCCTTTTTACGCTCTACCAGCCTAGATGAACTGCCTGGCTTGTTTAACGTGTTAAAAGGTGACATGAGTTTAGTCGGGCCTCGTCCATTGTTGGTTCAGTATTTGCCACTTTACAGTGCTGAGCAAGCCCGCCGTCACAATGTGCGCCCGGGTATTACTGGCTGGGCGCAAGTCAATGGCCGTAATGCGATCAGCTGGGAAGATAAGTTCAAATTAGATGTTTGGTATGTCGATAACCAAAGCTTTTGGTTAGATATTAAAATACTGCTGCTAACCGTTAAAAAGGTATTTGTCCGAGAAGGTATAAGTGCTGATGGACATGTCACTATGACTAGATTTGAGGGGAGCGATAAAGGTGAAAGGTAA
- a CDS encoding glycosyltransferase family 4 protein — protein MKILIVTQWFDPEPTFKGLVFAKALAAKGHDVEVITGFPNYPGGKLYQGYKMRFHTLEIIQGIKVHRVPLYPSHDGLAIKRVFNYASFAMSSLMCGLFKVRKPDVIYAYHPPLTTTMSAAIISFFRRVPLVIDIQDLWPDTLAATGMLNNSKALKLVGKLCQLVYKKAAHIVVLSSGFRKRLIQRSVPDEKISVIYNWCDEEALSLPIQKIDNFPDKPGFNILFAGNLGFAQGLPAIIEAAKILQDRGVNANLILLGDGVAKENAIDQSHKSGLENVFFLPRVGMSEVGSYLQRADALLVHLTDNELFSITIPSRTQAYLAAGKPILMGVNGDASDIIRQADAGITFKANDGFSMASAVTELVSLDSTELDRLGKNAKSFYQTEMSLDVGVDHFIKLFYRLVYEKNI, from the coding sequence TTGAAAATACTGATTGTCACTCAGTGGTTTGATCCTGAGCCGACTTTTAAAGGGCTAGTGTTTGCCAAAGCATTAGCCGCCAAAGGGCATGATGTTGAGGTGATTACTGGTTTCCCAAACTACCCAGGTGGAAAGTTATACCAAGGGTATAAAATGCGCTTTCATACCTTAGAAATCATACAAGGTATCAAAGTGCACCGTGTCCCCTTGTACCCCAGCCATGATGGCTTGGCAATAAAACGCGTCTTTAACTATGCAAGTTTTGCCATGTCTTCCTTGATGTGTGGTTTATTCAAGGTTCGAAAACCTGATGTTATTTATGCTTATCATCCACCGTTAACTACCACAATGTCAGCTGCCATTATCAGCTTTTTTCGTAGAGTGCCGCTTGTAATCGATATCCAAGACCTGTGGCCAGATACCTTGGCGGCGACTGGTATGCTTAATAATAGCAAAGCGCTAAAGTTAGTGGGTAAGCTCTGTCAGTTGGTTTATAAGAAAGCAGCGCATATTGTTGTACTATCATCAGGTTTTCGTAAGCGCTTGATTCAGCGCTCTGTACCCGATGAAAAGATTTCTGTGATCTACAACTGGTGTGATGAAGAAGCCTTGTCCTTGCCAATACAAAAAATTGATAACTTTCCAGACAAGCCAGGGTTCAATATTTTATTTGCTGGTAACTTGGGCTTTGCGCAAGGCCTACCCGCTATTATTGAAGCGGCTAAAATACTCCAAGATAGAGGTGTCAATGCTAATTTGATACTGCTTGGTGATGGCGTTGCAAAAGAAAATGCGATTGATCAAAGTCATAAAAGTGGTTTGGAAAATGTTTTTTTCTTACCGCGTGTGGGTATGAGTGAAGTAGGTAGTTATTTGCAGCGTGCTGATGCATTACTTGTTCACTTAACTGATAATGAATTGTTTAGTATAACTATACCATCACGAACCCAAGCATATCTTGCTGCAGGGAAACCTATTTTGATGGGCGTAAACGGGGATGCCTCTGATATTATTAGGCAAGCGGATGCTGGTATAACCTTCAAAGCAAACGATGGATTTTCAATGGCTAGTGCTGTTACTGAATTGGTCAGTTTAGACTCAACAGAATTAGACCGCTTAGGTAAAAATGCCAAATCTTTTTATCAAACTGAGATGTCGTTAGATGTTGGAGTAGATCACTTCATTAAACTATTTTATAGACTTGTATATGAAAAAAACATTTGA
- the wecB gene encoding non-hydrolyzing UDP-N-acetylglucosamine 2-epimerase, translating into MNKLKIVTVVGTRPEIIRLSRVMAKLDEHCEHIIVHTGQNYDYELNEIFFNDLGIRKPDFFLGAAGASGAETIGNVIIVVDKVLAEVQPEALLVLGDTNSCMAVLPAKRRKIPTFHMEAGNRCFDQRVPEEINRRIVDHMADINLTYSTIARDYLLREGLPADMIIKTGSPMFEVLNYYRQGIDDSDVLNRLGLKKGQFFIISAHREENIDSEKNFLNLVESLNTIATTYNLPVIVSTHPRTQKRIDAMGVTFHPMVQLLKPLGFKDYNKLQLSAKVALSDSGTINEESSILNFPALNLREAHERPEGMEEAAVMMVGLGVQRIMQGLAILDTQARDKERLIRQVHDYSMPNVSDKLVRIVHSYTDYVNRVVWKKY; encoded by the coding sequence ATGAATAAATTAAAAATAGTCACTGTTGTAGGCACACGCCCTGAAATTATTCGCTTGTCGCGAGTTATGGCGAAGTTAGATGAGCATTGTGAACATATTATTGTACATACTGGTCAGAACTATGATTATGAGTTAAATGAAATCTTCTTTAACGACTTAGGTATACGTAAACCAGACTTTTTTCTTGGCGCTGCTGGCGCGTCCGGTGCTGAAACTATAGGCAATGTCATTATCGTTGTTGATAAAGTGTTGGCCGAGGTTCAGCCTGAGGCTTTATTAGTACTCGGTGATACCAACAGCTGTATGGCTGTTTTACCTGCGAAACGTCGGAAAATTCCTACTTTTCATATGGAGGCTGGGAATCGTTGTTTTGATCAACGTGTACCCGAAGAGATTAACCGTCGCATAGTCGATCACATGGCGGATATTAACCTAACCTATAGCACCATCGCTCGTGATTATTTATTACGTGAAGGTTTGCCTGCTGACATGATCATCAAAACTGGTAGTCCTATGTTTGAAGTGCTGAATTATTACCGTCAAGGCATAGACGACTCTGATGTTCTTAACCGCTTAGGTTTAAAAAAAGGGCAGTTTTTCATTATTAGTGCCCACCGTGAAGAAAACATCGACTCTGAGAAGAACTTCTTAAATCTGGTTGAGTCTTTGAATACTATTGCGACCACTTATAATTTGCCAGTTATTGTTTCTACTCATCCGCGTACACAAAAGCGTATCGATGCCATGGGGGTCACTTTTCATCCAATGGTGCAGCTTCTTAAACCGTTAGGTTTTAAAGATTATAATAAGCTGCAACTGTCCGCCAAAGTAGCATTGTCAGACAGCGGAACCATTAACGAAGAATCCTCTATCCTTAATTTTCCTGCGCTAAATTTGCGAGAAGCTCATGAACGCCCTGAAGGTATGGAAGAAGCAGCTGTCATGATGGTTGGTTTGGGAGTACAACGTATTATGCAAGGGCTGGCTATCTTAGATACCCAAGCACGTGATAAAGAACGCTTGATTCGTCAGGTTCATGATTATTCTATGCCGAACGTCTCAGATAAACTTGTCAGAATCGTTCATTCTTATACTGATTATGTAAACAGAGTTGTGTGGAAGAAATATTAA
- the wbjC gene encoding UDP-2-acetamido-2,6-beta-L-arabino-hexul-4-ose reductase: MKVLVTGANGFIGKNLVVTLNKMGGHEVLPFTRELDHGQLSHLVAEADFIFHLAGINRPDEESEFFIGNSELTAEICSAIVASGRNIPIVITSSIQAERTNAYGRSKLQAEMHLMNLYMETGNQVYIYRLPNVFGKWCRPNYNSAVATFCHNISHGLPIQVNDPSTELSLVHIGAVISSFIDLLINQPTDKLYVSVDPIYTATLGELVEQLYKFKNSRETLVTEAVGDGFTRVLYATYISYISPNDFNYPLNKHEDPRGSFVEMLKTRDSGQFSFFTAHPGVTRGGHYHHVKTEKFLVIKGKARFGFRHIVTDEFVEINTCGDQPEIVETVPGWSHDITNIGDDEMVVMLWANENFDRQRPDTVTYKV, from the coding sequence ATGAAGGTTTTGGTTACTGGAGCTAACGGATTTATCGGTAAAAATTTAGTTGTCACGCTGAATAAAATGGGTGGCCATGAGGTTCTTCCGTTCACTCGTGAATTAGATCATGGTCAACTATCCCATTTAGTTGCTGAAGCCGACTTCATTTTTCATCTTGCTGGTATTAATCGACCTGATGAAGAAAGCGAATTTTTTATTGGAAACTCGGAACTAACGGCTGAAATTTGCAGTGCTATTGTGGCGTCTGGGCGAAATATTCCTATTGTAATTACCTCATCTATCCAAGCTGAACGAACGAATGCTTATGGCCGTAGCAAGCTACAAGCCGAAATGCATTTGATGAACTTGTATATGGAGACGGGCAATCAGGTTTATATTTATCGTTTGCCGAATGTTTTTGGCAAATGGTGTCGTCCAAATTACAATTCTGCGGTGGCGACTTTTTGCCATAATATCAGCCATGGTTTACCTATTCAGGTGAATGATCCTTCGACAGAGCTTAGCTTAGTTCATATTGGCGCGGTAATCAGCTCTTTCATCGATTTGCTGATAAATCAACCAACCGATAAACTGTATGTTAGCGTTGACCCTATATACACAGCGACGTTGGGTGAACTAGTTGAACAGCTTTATAAATTCAAAAATAGTCGTGAAACCTTAGTCACTGAAGCGGTAGGTGATGGTTTTACACGTGTGCTGTATGCCACTTATATTAGCTATATATCCCCAAACGATTTCAATTACCCGCTTAATAAACATGAAGATCCCAGAGGGTCTTTTGTTGAAATGCTGAAAACACGTGATTCCGGCCAGTTCTCATTTTTCACGGCGCATCCAGGTGTGACACGCGGTGGACACTATCACCATGTGAAAACAGAGAAATTTCTTGTTATCAAGGGGAAAGCGCGCTTTGGCTTTCGCCATATTGTGACTGATGAATTTGTGGAAATAAACACCTGTGGTGATCAGCCTGAGATAGTAGAGACTGTGCCTGGTTGGTCGCACGATATTACGAATATCGGTGATGATGAAATGGTGGTGATGTTGTGGGCCAATGAAAACTTTGATCGTCAGCGCCCCGATACAGTGACATACAAGGTGTAA
- a CDS encoding polysaccharide biosynthesis protein, which produces MFSNKILMITGGTGSFGNAVLKGFLDSDLKEIRIFSRDEKKQDDMRKKYNHPKLKFYIGDVRDYQSVLNATRGVDYIFHAAALKQVPSCEFYPLEAVKTNVLGTENVLEAAIQCGVNRVVCLSTDKAVYPINAMGISKAMMEKVIVAKSRTVDDTKTVICGTRYGNVMASRGSVIPLFIEQIRAGQPITITDPNMTRFMMTLADAVDLVLYAFEHGNNGDIFVQKAPAATVEVLAQALTQLLNKPEHPINIIGTRHGEKLYEALLSREEMACAEDMGDYFRVPPDLRDLNYAKFVEVGEEVISRTEDYNSHNTERLGVAGMQALLLKLSFMQAIVDGEWVAAEE; this is translated from the coding sequence ATGTTTTCTAATAAAATATTAATGATCACAGGCGGTACAGGTTCTTTTGGTAACGCTGTTCTTAAAGGTTTTTTAGATTCTGATCTTAAAGAAATTCGTATTTTTTCTCGCGATGAGAAAAAGCAAGATGATATGCGCAAAAAGTACAATCATCCTAAGTTAAAGTTTTATATTGGCGATGTGCGAGATTATCAATCCGTATTAAACGCCACTCGTGGTGTTGATTATATATTTCATGCCGCTGCGCTTAAACAAGTGCCTTCGTGCGAATTTTATCCTTTAGAAGCAGTTAAGACCAACGTTCTAGGCACAGAAAACGTGCTAGAGGCGGCAATTCAGTGTGGTGTTAATCGTGTTGTTTGCCTGAGTACAGATAAAGCAGTGTATCCGATCAATGCCATGGGCATCTCGAAAGCCATGATGGAAAAGGTTATCGTTGCCAAGTCACGCACGGTAGACGATACCAAGACCGTCATTTGCGGCACACGTTATGGCAATGTTATGGCCTCTCGCGGTTCTGTGATCCCATTGTTTATTGAACAGATTCGTGCTGGACAGCCTATTACCATTACTGATCCAAACATGACACGCTTTATGATGACATTGGCTGACGCTGTTGATCTAGTATTGTATGCCTTCGAGCATGGTAACAATGGCGATATTTTCGTGCAGAAAGCCCCCGCTGCTACGGTAGAGGTTTTGGCCCAAGCTTTAACTCAACTACTTAATAAGCCAGAACACCCGATCAATATCATTGGTACACGCCATGGTGAAAAATTGTATGAAGCGTTATTGAGCCGAGAAGAAATGGCCTGCGCTGAAGACATGGGCGATTACTTCCGCGTTCCGCCAGATCTACGTGATTTGAATTATGCGAAGTTTGTTGAGGTGGGTGAAGAAGTGATTTCACGTACCGAAGACTACAATTCCCACAACACTGAGCGTTTGGGTGTGGCAGGTATGCAAGCATTGCTTCTTAAGTTAAGCTTTATGCAGGCTATTGTTGATGGCGAATGGGTCGCTGCGGAGGAATAA
- a CDS encoding glycosyltransferase family A protein: MSRKRFTFAVLCYNHQEYIVEHLESIKYLIDSYGDDWEVDLVVNDDASTDNTVRYLSYWLNENFSIFNNVKKIFNSSNSGTCASVLNILENVDTTRLKITAGDDVYSYENIFEHSSLSDNVSFSSGIPLILTENFINESIKTSLEVISSHHIYRGKKLIDRFIFLSNNNAPNMFYNFKNLTDPDTISFLKDYDVVEDWPLQVAIAEKNPDSIFTLSNKVFVYYRRTSGSSYITAEGRFFNDKVKVYNYLIERSDNFFSRFVLENRLWLFRKKNKFLNVFFNIAFYRFVFGFFLKIVTIFRSYSSFKKELLLVSHKEHYSLLKNRADYFMEDKS, encoded by the coding sequence ATGTCAAGAAAGCGATTTACATTTGCAGTGCTTTGTTATAATCACCAAGAATACATTGTTGAACACTTAGAAAGTATAAAGTATCTGATTGATAGCTATGGGGATGATTGGGAAGTAGACTTGGTAGTAAATGATGATGCATCTACAGATAATACTGTCAGATACCTTTCTTATTGGCTTAATGAGAATTTTTCTATTTTTAATAATGTGAAAAAAATATTCAACTCTAGTAATTCTGGAACATGCGCATCTGTTCTAAATATCTTAGAGAATGTTGATACAACGAGACTGAAGATTACAGCAGGTGATGATGTTTACTCTTACGAAAATATATTTGAACATTCATCGTTGAGTGATAATGTTTCTTTTTCGAGTGGTATCCCATTAATTCTTACTGAGAATTTCATCAACGAAAGTATCAAAACCTCTTTGGAAGTGATTTCCTCCCACCATATATACAGAGGAAAAAAATTAATTGATCGTTTTATCTTTCTTTCCAATAATAATGCGCCAAATATGTTTTACAATTTTAAAAATCTAACTGATCCAGATACAATCTCTTTTCTTAAGGATTATGATGTAGTAGAAGATTGGCCTTTACAGGTTGCAATTGCAGAGAAGAATCCAGATTCTATATTTACACTAAGTAATAAGGTATTTGTTTATTATAGAAGGACATCTGGTTCTTCATATATTACTGCTGAAGGACGTTTTTTTAACGACAAAGTTAAAGTTTATAATTATTTAATAGAAAGGTCTGATAATTTTTTTTCTAGGTTTGTTCTTGAAAATAGACTATGGTTGTTTCGAAAAAAAAATAAGTTCCTTAATGTTTTCTTTAACATTGCATTTTATCGTTTTGTTTTTGGTTTTTTTCTTAAAATAGTGACGATATTTAGAAGTTATAGCAGTTTTAAAAAAGAGCTTTTGTTGGTTTCCCATAAGGAACATTATAGTTTATTAAAGAATAGAGCAGATTATTTTATGGAGGATAAGTCTTGA
- a CDS encoding lipopolysaccharide biosynthesis protein — MSLRAKALNGVVWSLSDKLINQLGYLAVTIFIARIIGPESFGLIGMLTIFTLLAESVVNNGFAQALIQRSQYLTEEDSSTIFYVNIFWGIVMYFLLYFCAPFISAFYNAPELVEISRVLFLVILVSSLTVVVRAKLTINIDFKSQAIANTISTLLSACIGIYLAMAGYGYWSLVWLLITKSIFNGIVLWFYCQWLPKFIFSAESFNRLFKFGSNLMLAGFVATFVNNLYVALVGRYFNATQVGYFTQATNLSNYATQFINSTLQGVTYPIMTSIKDDRERLVNVYTQLISITMLVSVPLLIGFAAVSNEFVRLLLGEDWLPVIPVLIALCFARSITPISSINLNILNAIGRSDLFLKVDLSKLPMTVAALFIALPYGIEGLAWAMVCTSFIAFFINSYYPGKLFGFGGIAQLKIAYKYIIAAALMYFAIGLISANDSLLLTLLVKIALGAIIYIAMLFVLRDKFFLNSFGMIYSKIKN; from the coding sequence ATGTCACTTAGGGCTAAAGCATTAAATGGAGTTGTTTGGAGTTTATCTGATAAGTTAATTAACCAGCTAGGTTATTTAGCTGTGACTATTTTTATTGCACGTATCATTGGTCCAGAAAGTTTTGGTTTGATCGGAATGCTAACTATTTTTACCTTGTTAGCTGAAAGCGTGGTGAATAATGGTTTCGCCCAAGCGCTTATACAGCGAAGCCAATATTTGACAGAGGAAGATTCTTCTACAATATTTTATGTTAATATTTTTTGGGGTATAGTAATGTATTTTTTATTATATTTCTGTGCCCCATTTATTTCGGCTTTTTACAATGCGCCAGAGTTAGTTGAAATATCTAGGGTTTTGTTTTTAGTTATTTTAGTAAGCTCTCTAACTGTTGTGGTTCGTGCCAAGCTTACTATTAATATAGATTTTAAAAGCCAGGCTATAGCCAATACAATTTCTACTTTGCTGAGTGCATGTATAGGGATTTATTTGGCTATGGCTGGTTATGGCTACTGGTCATTAGTGTGGTTACTAATAACTAAATCTATTTTTAACGGAATCGTGCTATGGTTTTACTGCCAATGGTTACCTAAGTTCATTTTTAGTGCTGAGTCATTTAATAGGTTGTTTAAATTTGGCTCTAATTTAATGCTTGCAGGTTTTGTTGCCACTTTTGTTAATAATCTTTATGTTGCATTAGTCGGGCGTTACTTTAATGCAACTCAGGTAGGTTATTTTACACAAGCAACAAATCTTAGTAATTACGCTACACAATTTATAAACTCAACATTGCAAGGTGTAACATACCCTATTATGACCTCTATAAAAGATGATAGAGAGCGGTTGGTTAATGTATACACACAGTTAATATCCATCACGATGTTGGTTTCTGTACCGCTACTTATTGGCTTTGCAGCGGTATCAAATGAATTTGTTAGGTTACTTTTAGGTGAAGACTGGTTGCCTGTTATACCGGTTTTAATCGCCTTATGTTTTGCAAGGTCAATTACCCCAATAAGCTCAATTAACCTAAATATACTCAACGCAATAGGTCGCTCAGATTTATTTTTGAAAGTAGACCTTTCTAAATTACCAATGACTGTGGCGGCCTTATTTATAGCATTGCCCTACGGTATTGAGGGGTTAGCATGGGCCATGGTCTGTACTTCTTTTATTGCATTTTTTATAAATTCTTATTACCCGGGCAAGCTCTTTGGTTTCGGTGGAATAGCACAATTAAAAATAGCGTACAAATACATCATTGCTGCAGCGCTTATGTATTTCGCGATTGGCCTGATTTCAGCTAACGATAGCTTGTTACTGACATTGCTTGTTAAAATAGCATTAGGCGCGATTATTTATATAGCAATGCTTTTTGTGCTGCGTGATAAATTTTTTTTGAATAGTTTTGGTATGATTTATAGTAAAATAAAAAATTAA